The following are from one region of the Stanieria sp. NIES-3757 genome:
- a CDS encoding diacylglycerol kinase catalytic region: MNKRALLSVNTHARNGKDCLNEIITTLEHLDFELIVKPEQKPDQLSKLIYQYQDQIDLVIVGGGDGTLNAVAEALFKTKLPLGILPLGTANDLARTLNIPESIAEAAKIIAFGEIKKIDLGCVNDKYFFNVASLGLSVKITQNLSKGAKRRWGVLAYFLIALKVIAKTRPLRAEIRYNDQSVKVKTLQIAIGNGRYYGGGMAIAEDAEIDDQVLNLYSLEIKHWWQILPLIWGFAGGKHKYLSGVRTLKARQIEVNTRKPYKINTDGELTTSTPASFHLIPKAISVFVPLAQEDREE; this comes from the coding sequence AAACGGGCATTATTATCAGTCAATACTCATGCCCGCAACGGCAAAGATTGTCTAAACGAAATTATTACTACTTTAGAACATCTTGATTTTGAATTAATTGTCAAACCCGAGCAAAAACCAGATCAATTATCTAAATTAATTTATCAATATCAAGATCAAATAGATCTGGTAATTGTTGGTGGTGGTGATGGCACTCTTAACGCCGTAGCTGAGGCTTTATTCAAAACTAAACTTCCTTTAGGAATTTTACCTTTGGGAACAGCTAACGATCTAGCTCGAACTTTAAATATTCCTGAATCTATTGCTGAAGCTGCTAAAATAATTGCTTTTGGTGAAATTAAAAAGATCGATTTGGGTTGTGTCAACGATAAATATTTCTTTAATGTGGCGAGTTTAGGTTTAAGTGTCAAAATCACTCAAAATCTCTCTAAAGGTGCTAAACGTCGTTGGGGTGTATTAGCTTATTTTTTGATTGCTCTTAAAGTAATTGCTAAAACTCGTCCCTTGAGAGCAGAAATTCGTTACAATGACCAATCGGTAAAGGTTAAAACTCTTCAAATCGCTATTGGGAATGGACGTTATTACGGCGGAGGAATGGCGATCGCAGAAGATGCGGAGATCGATGACCAAGTATTGAACTTATATAGCTTAGAAATCAAACATTGGTGGCAGATATTACCTTTAATTTGGGGATTTGCTGGAGGAAAGCATAAATATCTTTCTGGTGTCAGAACCCTAAAAGCAAGACAAATCGAAGTTAATACTCGCAAACCTTACAAAATTAATACTGATGGCGAATTAACTACTTCTACTCCCGCTTCTTTTCATTTAATTCCTAAAGCAATCTCTGTTTTTGTCCCTCTGGCGCAAGAAGATCGGGAGGAATAA